Proteins encoded within one genomic window of Edaphobacter lichenicola:
- a CDS encoding glycine C-acetyltransferase, whose translation MTSAASRRPQLAHLTAQLDDLRERGTFFKLRVLDDQQAPVCTYDGKRVINLASNNYLGLCNDPRLEEAAIAATKKYGVGSGAVRTIAGTMHIHMELEEKIAAFKGVEACVVFQSGFAANAGTVSSILGKEDFILSDELNHASIIDGARLSRAKIKVFRHKDIAHAEQLLQEVQNEPGRKLLITDGVFSMDGDIGPVDKLADLCEKYGAIMMVDDAHASGVLGRNGRGSVDHFHATDKVDVQVGTLSKAIGALGGYVCGSRDLIDYLYHRARPFLFSTSHPPSVAATCIAAFDILENEPERIARLWANTSYFKQQLTGAGFDVGGNTTPKSETPITPIIIGDGRRTMDFSRALFDAGVMATGIAFPTVPEGKARIRTIMTSEHTREQIDQALETFSSVAKKIGILQS comes from the coding sequence ATGACCTCCGCAGCCTCCAGACGCCCCCAGCTTGCCCACCTCACCGCCCAGCTCGACGACCTCCGCGAGCGCGGCACCTTCTTCAAGCTGCGCGTGCTCGACGACCAGCAGGCCCCCGTCTGCACCTACGACGGCAAGCGCGTCATCAACCTCGCCTCCAACAACTACCTCGGTCTCTGCAACGACCCCCGCCTCGAAGAAGCCGCCATCGCCGCCACAAAAAAATACGGCGTAGGCTCCGGCGCCGTCCGCACCATCGCCGGCACCATGCACATCCACATGGAGCTCGAAGAAAAGATCGCCGCCTTCAAAGGTGTCGAGGCCTGCGTCGTCTTCCAGTCCGGCTTCGCCGCCAACGCCGGAACCGTCTCCAGCATCCTCGGCAAAGAAGACTTCATCCTCTCCGACGAGCTCAACCACGCAAGCATCATCGACGGAGCCCGCCTCTCCCGCGCCAAAATCAAAGTCTTCCGCCACAAAGATATCGCCCACGCCGAGCAGCTCCTGCAAGAGGTACAGAATGAGCCCGGCCGCAAGCTCCTCATCACGGACGGCGTCTTCTCCATGGACGGAGACATCGGCCCCGTCGACAAGCTCGCCGACCTCTGCGAAAAGTACGGAGCCATCATGATGGTCGACGACGCCCACGCCTCAGGCGTCCTCGGCCGCAACGGTCGCGGCTCCGTCGATCACTTCCACGCCACCGACAAAGTCGACGTCCAGGTCGGCACACTGTCAAAAGCCATCGGAGCCCTCGGTGGCTACGTCTGCGGCAGCCGCGACCTCATCGATTACCTCTACCACCGCGCCCGCCCCTTCCTCTTCTCCACCTCGCACCCGCCCTCGGTCGCCGCCACCTGCATCGCCGCTTTTGACATATTGGAGAATGAGCCGGAACGTATAGCCCGCCTCTGGGCCAACACTAGCTACTTCAAGCAGCAGCTCACCGGCGCCGGATTCGACGTAGGCGGCAACACCACCCCCAAAAGCGAGACCCCCATCACCCCCATCATCATCGGCGATGGACGACGCACCATGGACTTCTCCCGCGCCCTCTTCGACGCCGGAGTCATGGCCACCGGCATCGCCTTCCCCACCGTCCCCGAAGGTAAAGCCCGTATTCGCACCATCATGACCAGCGAACACACCCGCGAGCAGATCGACCAGGCTCTCGAAACCTTCTCCTCGGTCGCCAAAAAAATAGGCATCCTCCAATCCTGA
- a CDS encoding MogA/MoaB family molybdenum cofactor biosynthesis protein, whose translation MTLRFAPDVRAVVLTISDSCSRGEQMDLSGPAVCELLEDAGVGQVLSEMLPDEVDQIAEALRRNAKVVDLIVTTGGTGLAKRDVTPEATRMVCERLVDGLSERMRADGLLQTPLAALSRAVCGTLGDALIVNLPGSPSGAKSSLASILPVLPHALDLLAGRTAHHAFTESDQHGRADDN comes from the coding sequence GTGACTCTAAGATTTGCGCCCGATGTTCGTGCCGTTGTGCTGACAATCAGCGACAGCTGTTCTCGCGGGGAACAGATGGACTTATCGGGGCCCGCTGTGTGCGAGCTGCTGGAAGATGCCGGGGTGGGACAGGTGTTGAGCGAGATGTTGCCGGATGAGGTCGATCAGATTGCCGAGGCGTTGAGGCGTAACGCGAAAGTTGTAGACCTGATTGTGACGACCGGAGGAACCGGACTGGCGAAACGCGATGTGACGCCGGAGGCTACGAGGATGGTCTGTGAGCGGCTGGTCGATGGGTTATCGGAGCGCATGAGAGCCGACGGGCTGCTGCAGACGCCGCTGGCAGCGTTGAGCCGTGCGGTTTGCGGGACGCTGGGGGATGCGCTGATCGTGAATCTGCCGGGGAGCCCGTCGGGCGCGAAGAGTTCGCTCGCGTCAATTCTGCCGGTGTTGCCGCATGCGCTGGATTTGCTGGCGGGGCGCACGGCTCATCATGCATTCACAGAAAGCGATCAGCATGGAAGGGCCGACGACAATTAG
- the miaA gene encoding tRNA (adenosine(37)-N6)-dimethylallyltransferase MiaA — MSPPDHPLIVLVGPTASGKTSLALSLAQQFNGEIISCDSVAVYREMEIGTAKPTHEERALVPHLMIDIAWPNESCTAGDYSRQAREALSGITERGRLPIIAGGTGLYLRALIDGLFPAPPQKPGQRERLRNIASTRGPAYLHRILTRLDQAAAATIHPNDVPKVVRAIEVSLATGQSLSSNKRTPMTEQWQQGRDSLTGYRILRLGLNPARSLLYERINQRAAAMFSSERPDGGIIEETRRLIARYGEACRPLTSLGYAEAAAVLRKELTPEQAVTQAQQGHRNYAKRQLTWFRREPDMHWLPGCGGDADITDQAHHLVAKHLH; from the coding sequence GTGAGTCCTCCAGACCATCCCCTCATCGTTCTCGTCGGCCCCACCGCCAGCGGCAAAACCTCCCTCGCGCTCTCTCTCGCCCAGCAGTTCAACGGCGAGATCATCAGCTGTGACTCAGTCGCCGTCTACCGCGAGATGGAGATCGGCACCGCCAAGCCAACCCACGAAGAACGGGCCCTCGTCCCTCACCTCATGATCGACATAGCCTGGCCCAATGAGTCCTGCACCGCAGGCGACTACAGCCGTCAGGCCCGCGAAGCTCTCTCCGGCATCACCGAACGAGGCCGCCTCCCAATCATCGCCGGAGGAACCGGCCTCTATCTCCGAGCCCTCATCGACGGCCTCTTCCCCGCGCCACCACAAAAACCCGGCCAGCGCGAACGCCTCCGCAACATCGCCTCTACCCGCGGCCCTGCCTATCTGCATCGCATCCTGACCCGCCTCGACCAGGCCGCAGCAGCAACCATTCACCCCAACGACGTCCCCAAAGTCGTACGCGCCATCGAGGTCTCTCTCGCAACCGGTCAAAGCCTCAGCTCCAACAAGCGCACTCCCATGACCGAACAATGGCAGCAAGGCCGCGACTCCCTCACCGGCTACCGCATCCTGCGCCTCGGCCTCAACCCCGCCCGCTCCCTCCTCTACGAACGCATCAACCAGCGCGCCGCCGCCATGTTTTCCAGCGAACGGCCCGACGGCGGCATCATCGAGGAGACCCGTCGTCTCATAGCCCGCTACGGCGAAGCCTGCCGCCCCCTCACCTCACTCGGCTATGCGGAAGCCGCCGCCGTCCTCCGCAAAGAACTCACCCCCGAGCAGGCCGTCACCCAGGCCCAGCAAGGCCATCGCAACTACGCCAAGCGCCAGCTCACCTGGTTCCGCCGCGAACCCGACATGCACTGGCTTCCCGGCTGCGGCGGCGACGCAGACATCACAGACCAGGCCCACCACCTCGTCGCAAAGCATCTTCACTGA
- a CDS encoding TonB C-terminal domain-containing protein encodes MPLLETPPNSAPPNQPVKVRTGRFGELDERELIHLLDSLDDERSKARFRESIYISIIIYLAIVWFLFYGPRVLFHQPRLISPAQVLKEREQQLTRLEDPANLSKIAPRTPKARPAQPVVDEKILKQLQAMRKAAPPTPAAPPAPTPAPPVTQPAPPQPATPLPPAPQPQPTQQPAQQALVEAPKPVPTRPNFGNPNQTAGDAIRQAAQNAARDHGSAGDYSGGQSSGRAGMGTGAEILSDTQGVDFGPYIRRILGDIKRNWIPLIPEEARPPLNKQGETLIRFTILPDGRIAAMNLDGSSQDQAIDRACWGGITGVGQFPPLPANFHGPNLELRIDFLTNKPLP; translated from the coding sequence ATGCCCCTACTCGAGACTCCGCCCAACTCCGCACCGCCCAACCAGCCCGTAAAGGTGCGCACCGGCCGCTTCGGCGAACTCGACGAGCGTGAGCTTATTCACCTGCTGGACTCTCTCGACGACGAGCGCTCCAAGGCGCGCTTCCGCGAGTCCATCTACATCTCCATCATCATCTACCTGGCCATCGTCTGGTTCCTCTTCTATGGCCCCCGCGTACTCTTTCACCAGCCCCGCCTCATCAGCCCCGCCCAGGTGCTCAAAGAACGCGAGCAGCAGCTGACCCGCCTCGAAGACCCGGCGAACCTCTCCAAAATCGCACCCAGAACCCCCAAGGCACGACCAGCACAACCAGTCGTAGATGAGAAGATATTGAAGCAGTTGCAGGCGATGCGCAAGGCCGCTCCACCAACTCCAGCAGCACCCCCGGCACCGACTCCTGCGCCACCCGTCACTCAGCCTGCGCCACCTCAACCGGCGACGCCCCTGCCCCCCGCCCCGCAGCCTCAGCCTACGCAGCAACCCGCCCAGCAGGCCCTCGTGGAAGCGCCAAAACCCGTTCCAACCCGGCCCAACTTTGGCAACCCTAACCAGACCGCAGGCGACGCCATCCGCCAGGCCGCGCAAAACGCCGCCCGCGACCACGGCAGCGCCGGCGACTACAGCGGAGGCCAATCCAGTGGACGCGCCGGCATGGGCACCGGAGCCGAGATCCTCTCCGACACGCAGGGCGTTGACTTCGGCCCCTACATCCGTCGCATCCTCGGCGACATCAAGCGCAACTGGATCCCACTCATCCCCGAAGAGGCCCGTCCGCCCCTCAACAAACAAGGCGAGACCCTCATCCGCTTCACCATCCTCCCAGACGGCCGCATCGCCGCCATGAACCTCGACGGCAGCAGCCAGGATCAGGCCATCGACCGCGCCTGCTGGGGCGGTATCACCGGCGTAGGCCAGTTCCCCCCGCTCCCCGCCAACTTCCACGGCCCCAACCTGGAACTCCGCATCGACTTCCTCACCAACAAGCCCCTCCCATAA
- a CDS encoding DUF6496 domain-containing protein — translation MTTKKATAKKSGSKKATSRKTAVKKASAKKAIKKSSTRKYSPSASKNVETEMREMKKGTLKSGRSGKKVTNPKQAIAIGLSEARKAGKKVPPPPKKG, via the coding sequence ATGACTACGAAGAAAGCAACGGCTAAGAAGTCGGGGAGTAAGAAAGCAACTTCAAGGAAGACGGCTGTGAAGAAGGCTTCTGCAAAGAAGGCCATCAAGAAGAGTTCGACGCGAAAGTACAGTCCTTCGGCCAGCAAGAACGTCGAGACTGAGATGCGCGAGATGAAGAAGGGTACGCTGAAGAGTGGTCGCAGCGGGAAGAAGGTGACCAATCCGAAGCAGGCAATTGCGATAGGTTTGTCGGAGGCGCGGAAGGCCGGTAAGAAGGTTCCGCCGCCGCCGAAGAAAGGGTAA
- a CDS encoding metal-dependent hydrolase, which produces MEPITHLMTGAVLSRAGFNRKAAYATVAMTLAAEAPDLDTLWSIRGPLAAFQHHRGWTHTLLGIPLEAAVIVGGVWLFHRWRSRRNETRKQPEPTLPYDPTTTPLPHHHAPIRWGLLYCFSLIALLSHLLLDWTNNYGIRPFFPFNPHWYAGSIVFIFEPIIFLLLLAALIAPSLFGLINSEVGARKQAFRGRGWAIFALLAIAALWTLRFVEHAKALQLALSTDYSEAPVSRVFASPYPINPFRWQTIAETPQFYQLATIDTLNSAVTTSTQADIIYKPPTTLATLVAKQSWLGEAYLDWSQFPVVTDIGTNEEGLTTVTFRDLRFFYDTPFLAGREKPPLSGAVYFNNDRRIVRMEMDGRIQH; this is translated from the coding sequence ATGGAACCCATCACCCACCTCATGACCGGAGCCGTCCTCTCCCGCGCCGGCTTCAATCGCAAAGCAGCCTACGCCACCGTAGCGATGACCCTCGCCGCCGAAGCTCCCGACCTCGACACCCTCTGGTCGATCCGCGGCCCACTCGCAGCCTTCCAGCATCATCGCGGCTGGACCCACACCCTCCTCGGCATCCCCCTCGAAGCCGCCGTTATCGTCGGCGGCGTCTGGCTCTTCCACCGCTGGCGAAGCCGCCGCAACGAAACCCGTAAGCAACCCGAACCCACCCTTCCGTACGACCCCACCACCACCCCACTACCCCATCACCACGCCCCCATCCGCTGGGGCCTGCTCTACTGCTTCTCCCTCATTGCCCTGCTCAGCCACCTCCTGCTCGACTGGACAAACAACTACGGCATCCGACCCTTCTTTCCCTTCAACCCCCACTGGTACGCCGGCTCCATCGTCTTCATCTTCGAACCCATCATCTTTCTCCTCCTGCTTGCCGCTCTCATCGCACCCTCCCTCTTCGGGCTCATCAACAGCGAAGTAGGCGCACGCAAACAAGCGTTCCGCGGACGAGGCTGGGCCATCTTCGCCCTCCTCGCCATCGCCGCCCTCTGGACCCTCCGCTTCGTAGAACACGCCAAGGCGCTCCAACTCGCCCTATCCACCGACTACAGCGAAGCGCCGGTCTCACGCGTCTTCGCCAGCCCCTACCCCATCAATCCTTTTCGTTGGCAGACAATCGCCGAAACTCCACAGTTCTACCAGCTCGCCACAATCGACACTCTCAATAGTGCCGTCACCACCAGCACCCAGGCCGACATCATCTACAAGCCCCCCACCACCCTGGCCACCCTCGTAGCCAAACAGAGCTGGCTCGGCGAAGCCTACCTCGACTGGTCGCAATTTCCCGTAGTCACCGACATCGGAACCAACGAAGAAGGCCTCACCACCGTCACCTTCCGCGATCTGCGCTTCTTCTACGACACGCCATTCCTGGCCGGCCGCGAAAAGCCCCCACTCTCAGGCGCCGTCTACTTCAACAACGACCGACGCATCGTCCGCATGGAGATGGACGGCCGCATCCAGCATTAG
- a CDS encoding APC family permease, with product MEQVAESEASLAPPAGLRANILSPMETLAQSISTIAPTTTPTMTIPLVFVLAGNGTWLAYLFATAAILLIALCISRFARYTSCSGSLYTYATSSLPPAISGIAGWALLLAYIATGASVAGGFINYANVFLLSITGKSAPTFLLAILCVGVSSFIAYRDVQVSARLMLWIEATSVALIAVVLLLLLWHNGLHIDHVQFHLQGVTASGVRLGVVLALFSFVGFESATTLGAEASNPLRTIPRAVIQSAVFTGLFFILCAYLETLGMHTAHQNLGESTAPMRVLATLAGVTPLGPFIDFGALVSMFACTLACITAAARVLMRMGHNGLVHQRLGLAHRKNATPGSAVLVSGILTALPVTVLALRGVAGTDIYGWMGSLAVYGFLTTYGLAAIALPLYLKRNHHLTSASLILSTATTLAIVLALAGTLYPVPERPYNWLLYVYLAYILGGMVWFGLTTRRQPSAI from the coding sequence ATGGAGCAAGTCGCCGAATCCGAAGCCTCCCTCGCTCCTCCTGCCGGTCTGCGCGCGAACATCCTCTCGCCGATGGAGACCCTCGCCCAATCCATCTCCACCATCGCTCCCACCACCACCCCGACCATGACCATTCCGCTGGTCTTCGTCCTCGCCGGCAACGGAACCTGGCTCGCCTACCTCTTCGCCACGGCCGCCATCCTGCTCATCGCCCTCTGCATCAGCCGCTTCGCCCGCTACACCTCCTGCTCAGGCTCGCTCTATACCTACGCCACCTCGTCCCTCCCACCAGCCATCAGCGGCATCGCGGGTTGGGCACTCCTGCTCGCCTACATCGCCACAGGAGCCTCGGTAGCCGGAGGCTTCATCAACTACGCCAACGTCTTCCTCCTCTCGATCACCGGCAAGTCGGCCCCCACCTTCCTCCTCGCGATCCTCTGCGTCGGCGTCTCCTCCTTCATCGCCTATCGCGACGTGCAGGTCTCCGCCCGCCTCATGCTCTGGATCGAAGCCACCTCCGTCGCGCTCATCGCCGTCGTCCTCTTGCTCCTGCTCTGGCACAACGGCCTCCACATCGACCACGTCCAGTTCCACCTGCAAGGCGTCACTGCCTCCGGAGTCCGTCTCGGCGTCGTCCTCGCCCTCTTCAGCTTCGTCGGCTTCGAGAGCGCCACCACCCTCGGCGCGGAAGCCTCCAACCCGCTCCGCACCATCCCCCGCGCCGTCATCCAGAGCGCCGTCTTCACCGGCCTCTTCTTCATCCTCTGCGCCTATCTCGAAACCCTCGGCATGCACACCGCCCACCAGAACCTCGGCGAATCCACCGCACCCATGCGCGTCCTCGCCACACTCGCCGGCGTCACCCCCCTCGGCCCCTTCATCGACTTCGGCGCTCTCGTCAGCATGTTCGCCTGCACCCTCGCCTGCATCACCGCAGCCGCGCGCGTCCTCATGCGCATGGGCCACAACGGCCTCGTCCACCAGCGACTTGGTTTGGCCCACCGCAAGAACGCCACCCCAGGCTCAGCGGTCCTCGTCTCAGGCATCCTCACCGCGCTCCCTGTAACAGTCCTCGCCCTCCGCGGCGTAGCCGGAACCGACATCTATGGCTGGATGGGCTCCCTCGCCGTCTACGGCTTCCTCACCACCTATGGTCTCGCCGCGATCGCGCTCCCCCTCTACCTCAAGCGCAACCACCACCTCACCAGCGCCTCGCTGATCCTCTCCACCGCCACCACGCTCGCCATCGTCCTCGCACTCGCCGGAACCCTCTACCCAGTACCCGAGCGCCCTTACAACTGGCTGCTGTACGTATATCTCGCTTACATCCTTGGCGGCATGGTCTGGTTCGGCCTCACCACACGTCGCCAACCCTCAGCAATCTAA
- the gatB gene encoding Asp-tRNA(Asn)/Glu-tRNA(Gln) amidotransferase subunit GatB translates to MPTLTALSPEILAKYQPVIGLEVHVQLLTKSKAFCGCVNKYGGEPNTHCCPTCLGLPGALPVLNRRAVEFAVLAAKAINCEIRETSIFSRKNYFYPDSPKGYQISQFDKPIAEHGWIEVPAGVATAAGAASGAAVIKRIGVTRLHMEEDAGKSIHDGFADSVSKTYIDLNRCGTPLVEIVSEPDLRTADEVFEYLTKLKEILLYTGVSDCNMEEGSLRCDANVSVMLKGAKEFGTKAEVKNVNSFRYIRAAVEYEIERQIGVLEDGGRVVQESRLWNNAEGRTYSMRSKEQAHDYRYFPEPDLPPLVVGAEWQAEILKMMPELPEARRARMIAEYEISAQDAATLTATREFADKFEDAAKKAKSPRRVASLLTSELTMRLRAAGLELEQSPVSMTGVVMAADLAESGELSSKMLKQLLDSAFEKNEDFPVVYEREKPQQISDTGAIEAMIDEVIAANAKQVEQYRGGKKTVAAFFVGQVMRLSKGQANPALLNELVGKKLDALGPL, encoded by the coding sequence ATGCCTACTTTGACCGCGCTCTCACCAGAGATTCTTGCCAAGTATCAGCCCGTGATTGGGCTGGAGGTTCACGTTCAGCTTTTGACCAAGTCGAAGGCGTTTTGCGGGTGCGTGAATAAATATGGGGGAGAGCCGAATACGCATTGCTGTCCGACCTGCCTCGGTTTGCCGGGAGCGCTGCCGGTGTTGAATCGCAGAGCGGTGGAGTTCGCGGTGCTGGCGGCGAAGGCGATCAACTGCGAGATTCGCGAGACGAGTATCTTTTCGCGGAAGAACTATTTTTATCCGGATTCGCCGAAGGGATACCAGATTTCGCAGTTTGACAAGCCGATTGCGGAGCATGGATGGATAGAGGTCCCGGCGGGCGTCGCTACAGCCGCAGGCGCTGCGAGCGGCGCGGCGGTGATAAAGCGGATCGGCGTGACGCGGCTGCATATGGAAGAAGATGCGGGGAAGAGCATTCACGATGGGTTTGCGGATTCGGTGTCGAAGACTTATATCGACTTGAACCGCTGCGGGACGCCGCTGGTGGAGATCGTGAGTGAGCCTGATCTGCGGACGGCGGATGAGGTGTTTGAGTACCTGACGAAGCTGAAGGAGATTCTGCTCTACACCGGCGTGAGCGATTGCAATATGGAGGAAGGCTCGTTGCGGTGCGATGCGAACGTGAGCGTGATGCTGAAGGGTGCGAAAGAGTTTGGAACGAAGGCTGAGGTGAAGAACGTCAACAGCTTCCGGTACATTCGCGCTGCGGTGGAGTACGAGATCGAGCGCCAGATTGGAGTGCTTGAAGACGGTGGGCGGGTGGTGCAGGAGTCGCGGCTGTGGAATAACGCGGAGGGGCGGACCTACTCAATGCGGAGTAAGGAGCAGGCGCACGACTACCGGTACTTTCCGGAGCCGGATCTGCCGCCGCTGGTGGTTGGGGCAGAGTGGCAGGCGGAGATTTTGAAGATGATGCCGGAGCTGCCGGAGGCTCGGCGGGCGCGAATGATTGCAGAGTATGAGATCTCGGCGCAGGACGCGGCTACACTGACGGCGACGCGTGAGTTTGCGGACAAGTTTGAAGATGCGGCGAAGAAGGCGAAGAGCCCTCGGCGTGTGGCGTCGCTGCTGACGAGCGAGTTGACGATGCGGCTGCGGGCGGCGGGGCTGGAGTTGGAGCAGTCGCCGGTGTCGATGACGGGTGTGGTGATGGCGGCTGACCTGGCGGAGTCGGGTGAGCTGTCGAGCAAGATGCTGAAGCAGTTGCTGGACAGTGCTTTTGAGAAGAACGAAGACTTTCCTGTTGTGTACGAGCGGGAGAAGCCGCAGCAGATCTCGGATACGGGCGCGATTGAGGCGATGATCGATGAGGTGATCGCAGCGAACGCTAAGCAGGTGGAGCAGTATCGTGGGGGGAAGAAGACGGTGGCTGCGTTCTTTGTCGGACAGGTGATGAGGCTGTCGAAGGGACAGGCAAATCCTGCGCTTCTGAATGAGTTGGTGGGGAAGAAGCTGGATGCGTTGGGACCGCTGTAA
- a CDS encoding DUF2199 domain-containing protein gives MGIESESGFGCSVCGERHVLSLSYSVKAPLAVGAIPAEELDQRVVITPDQCVIDGKDFYLRGRILVPVIGLAEPFVWGIWAEVSPKNFVRSNELWTVEGREKEPAFPGWLNSQLPVFGDTCNLEVSVQTQPVGQRPQFMIVDPDHPLAAEQRNGITMERVEEIAVRMLHPG, from the coding sequence ATGGGAATTGAGTCAGAGAGCGGATTTGGCTGCAGCGTATGTGGCGAGCGTCATGTTTTGTCTTTGAGCTATAGCGTCAAGGCTCCGTTGGCCGTGGGTGCGATTCCGGCGGAGGAGCTGGATCAGCGAGTGGTGATCACTCCCGATCAGTGCGTGATCGACGGCAAAGATTTCTATCTGCGCGGACGCATTCTGGTGCCGGTGATTGGACTGGCGGAGCCGTTTGTCTGGGGGATTTGGGCTGAGGTGAGTCCGAAGAACTTTGTGCGGTCGAATGAACTCTGGACCGTTGAAGGACGAGAGAAGGAGCCTGCGTTTCCGGGCTGGCTGAATTCGCAACTGCCGGTGTTTGGCGATACCTGCAACCTTGAAGTGAGCGTGCAGACGCAACCCGTTGGGCAGCGGCCGCAGTTTATGATTGTGGATCCGGACCACCCGCTGGCAGCGGAGCAGAGGAATGGGATCACGATGGAGCGGGTGGAAGAGATTGCGGTGAGGATGCTGCATCCGGGCTGA
- a CDS encoding nucleoside deaminase, producing MTEVERYRAMLEVALEEARTGRNEGGVPIGAALFDGEGKLLASGRNRRVQQDDPSVHGETDAFRRAGRQRSYKDKVMVTTLAPCWYCSGLIRQFGIRTLVVGESRNFSGGVEWLKELGVKVIDLDSQECSDLLTGFIAEKPEIWNEDIGEE from the coding sequence ATGACTGAGGTCGAGAGGTATCGCGCGATGCTGGAGGTCGCGCTGGAAGAGGCCCGTACCGGGCGGAACGAGGGTGGTGTTCCGATCGGTGCGGCGTTGTTCGATGGGGAGGGCAAGCTACTGGCGTCGGGAAGAAATCGTCGGGTGCAACAGGATGACCCGTCGGTGCATGGAGAGACCGATGCCTTTCGACGCGCGGGCCGGCAGCGGTCTTATAAGGACAAGGTGATGGTGACGACACTTGCTCCTTGCTGGTACTGCAGCGGGCTGATTCGACAGTTTGGGATTCGCACTTTGGTGGTCGGGGAGAGCAGGAACTTTTCCGGCGGAGTGGAGTGGCTGAAGGAGCTTGGCGTGAAGGTGATCGATCTTGACTCGCAGGAGTGTTCGGACTTGCTGACCGGATTTATTGCGGAGAAGCCTGAGATCTGGAATGAGGACATCGGGGAAGAGTAA
- a CDS encoding YqaA family protein, protein MKISPVALLHKLNVVMLAALKPLGVWGIGALAVIDSAAIPVPIDALLIDYVVHDKSRFLLYCFMAAVGSAIGSLLPYYLGRAGGELFLLKRINRQRYEQMRDRFAKQEFLAIMIPAMMPPPTPVKLFEFAAGVFEMKLLWYFSAICIGKFIRFLIWAIIAITYGPAILRTITHAIHQHLAYVLGFSGILIVLLLVYVLRKVFDRRRGTTLPVEEN, encoded by the coding sequence GTGAAGATCTCTCCTGTTGCACTTCTGCATAAGTTGAATGTCGTGATGCTTGCGGCACTGAAGCCGCTCGGCGTGTGGGGTATCGGCGCGCTGGCGGTGATCGATTCGGCGGCGATTCCGGTGCCGATCGATGCGCTGCTGATCGATTACGTGGTGCACGATAAGTCGCGTTTTCTGCTTTATTGCTTTATGGCGGCAGTGGGTTCTGCGATCGGAAGCCTGTTGCCGTACTACCTGGGGCGCGCGGGTGGGGAGCTGTTTCTGCTGAAGCGGATCAACCGGCAGAGGTATGAGCAGATGCGGGACAGGTTCGCGAAGCAGGAGTTTCTCGCGATCATGATTCCTGCGATGATGCCGCCGCCAACGCCGGTGAAGCTGTTTGAGTTTGCTGCGGGCGTGTTCGAGATGAAGCTGCTGTGGTACTTCAGCGCGATCTGCATCGGGAAGTTTATTCGTTTTTTGATCTGGGCCATTATCGCGATCACGTATGGGCCTGCGATTCTGCGTACGATTACGCACGCGATTCATCAGCACCTCGCGTATGTGCTTGGGTTCAGCGGCATTCTGATTGTGTTGTTGCTGGTGTACGTGTTGCGGAAGGTGTTCGACCGGCGGCGGGGGACGACGCTTCCGGTGGAAGAGAATTAG